The window CTTCTCCCGCGCGCAGCTGCTGATCGTGCCCCGGCCGTACCTGGGGCGGGCCGAGCGGCTGTTGCGCACGCGCGGCGTCGCCTTCATCGAGACGCCGCTGCGCTACCACACGGTGCTCCAGACGGCGCCCACGCGCGTGGACGCGCCGCTGTTCTGGAACGGCCTCGAGCTGGACGAGTTGACCCGCGCGAGCCGCTAGAGACCGCCGGGCGGCTCGCGGTCCGCGACGGGACTGGCGGTCGTCGCGAGGAGGTCGAAGCCGGACCAGTAGAGCCGCGGGCCGGCCTTCGCCGGCGCCGTCACGAAGAGATCGTGGAGGGCAAGGGGCCTGCGCTCGAAGCCGACGCCCCCGCGTTGCAGGCGCTCCGCGACTGACGGGGCGTTCGCCTTCGGCACGATCAGCGCCAGCGGCCGGGAGAAGTCGAGGGGCAGGTGCGCCTTGAGGAAGGGGTTGCGGCGCCCCGAGTTGTTCACGGCGCGGTTGGGGATGAACTCCACGTCGAAGCCGGCGAGCTTGAACAGGCTCATGAAGTAGTGGTCGCCCGCGATCCGGTGCGTTCCCTTGAGCGGCGCGAGCGCGGCGGCGATGGCGTCCACCTCCGCGTCCACCGAGACCGGCGGCGGGGTCGCCCCCGGGGTCTCGCCGCCGTAGAGGTAGACCTCGCTCAGCGCGCAGGACCCGGTCTGGACGGGCACGAGGATGCGCAGGGAGCGCGCGGTCGCGGGCTGCGCGAGCGCCAGCTCGCAGCGGGGCTTCACGAGCTTGAGGAACGGGTGGCGGACCGACCAGAAGAACACGCCGGCGCGCCGCCACTGTCCCACGGTCCGCCACTCCCTGCCGTCGCCGGACGCCTGCACGATGAGGTGCGCGGGGAGCGTCCCCTGCGCCCGCGGCAGCAGCACGATCCGGTCGACGCGCGTCTCGTCCGGGAAGTCGAAACGGACCCAGGCCCCCGAGAGCGGCTCGGGCAGCGCCCAGGCAGTGTCGATGGTGCGGTCGGACAGGGCCGCTGCGCCGGCGCCGTCGCGGGAGGCGGTGACGGTGTAGCCCGAGAGCAGCGTCTCGCGGACCGGCTCCTTCCGGAAGTTGAAGTGGATCGCACGCTCCCCGCCTGTGCTCGTGTCGTGCTCGCAGCCGATCATCCGCAGCCCTTCCGACAGTCCGTCCTGGTCGACCCAGAAGAAGTTCTTCGCGGCGTCGGCGCGCAGCGAGTATTCCACCACCCGCTCCTGGTAGGGACGGGAGAACTCGACGCTGCCCAGCCCGGCGAGGTTGAGTTCGTTCGTCTCGGGGGATTCGAGGTACCCGTTCGTGAGGCCCCGCTCCGCGAGGTGCCGGATGGCCGGGTTCGCGGGGTCCGGGAAGCGCCCGATCGCGGCGGCGCCCTGGGTGCGCAGCGCGGTGACGAACGCCGCCGGCACGTTCCGCGTGTTCCGCACGTTGTTGCCGACGTAGATCAGGAAGGGCAGCGCCGCGAGCACGCTGGGCAGCCCGGGCAGGCGCGCCAGGACGACCGCCGGGAAGAGGAAGGCCACGCTGTAGAGGTTCGTGAAGAACAGGATCGGGTTGCCGCTCGTGCCGAAGCTCTTGCCGTACTCGGTTACCGTCGGGACCAGCAGGTGAAAGAGCAGCAGCCCGAGGACCAGCTGCTCCGGGAGCAGGTCCTCGCGCCGGCGCCACTTGCGCCAGGCCATCGCGGCGTAGGCGGCCAGGAGGACGCCGGTCCAGAGCAGGAAGAAGACCAGCGCCCGGCGCCACGCCGACCTCGGCTCGCCGTCCAGCGGCATGCCCCAGAAGTACGGGAGCGCGTTGGTCACCAGATCGTGCGCGGCCTGCGCCATGTGGCGGGTCGACTTCACGCTCCCCTGGCCGGTCAGCGCGAGGTCCGTCGTCAGGTTGTAGTACAGCACCGGCGAGAAGCCCAGGAGCCAGGCGGGCGAATAGGCCCAGACGAAACGCGTCCAGAAGACCCGGCCGAGCTGGAGCGCGATGATGGCGAACGTCACCACGAGGCAAGGGCCGATCCCCATGTTCTGCCAGAAGCTGAAGCCGCAGACGAAGCCGAGGAGGGCCGCGCGGGCGGCGATGCCCTTGCCCTCGCGGAAGCGCAGCACGAGGTCGTGCGTGAGCAGCAGGATGAGCGGCGTCGCGATGAAGAGGACCTGGAAGTCGTTGCGCGCCTGGCAGGACCAGTAGAGAAGCGCCGGCGTGGGGATCAACCAGATCGCGGCGGACCAGCCCGCCACACGCGGACCGTACAGGCGCCAGGCGAGCAGCAGGCTCAGAAAGACCCAGATGGCGCAGAGCGCCCAGGCGTAGAGGCTCATCGTCAGGGTGTTTGCGCCGAAGACCTTGAAGAGCAGCGCCTCGACGTAGGTGCCGGCGGCGCCCATCCACGCCTGCCCGGAGAAGAAGATCGGCCGCTCGCCGTCGAGGATGCGGCAGGCCTGCAGCGCGATCGTGGCCGGGTCGCGCCGGAGCGTCGGCGGGTAGACCGCGAGCAGGCGCAGCCCGCAGCCGAGCGCAAAGAGCGCGGCGACGACGAGGAGCGGGCGACGCAGCGCCGCCATGCTCACGCGCCGGCGCGCGGCCCGGGCGCGGCGCGCAGCCCGTCGATGAACCCGCGCAGCTCCTCCGTCGTCTGCCCCTCGACGCAGAGGCGGTGCCAGATCTCGAGGTTGAGCAGGATCCAGAGCCGGAAGTTGTGGTCCGCCTTCCCGGAGAGGTGCTCCTCGAGCAGCGCCTGCATCGCCGCGCGCTCGAAGAGGCCGAGCTCGACGAAGCGCGAGCGCGCGAAGAGGTTGCGCAGCAGGTCCGCCAGCTCGGTGCGCATCCAGCGGGCGATGGGGAACCCGAACCCCTGCTTCTGCCGCGTGATCAGCTCGGGCGGCAGGTAGCGCGCCGCGACCTTCTTGAGGATGTATTTCAGCCGGTGGCCGCGCAGCTTGAGGTCCGCCGGGATGGACGCGGCGTATTCGACGAGACGGTAATCCATGAGCGGCGGGCGCACCTCCAAGCCGTGCGCCATCGACATCCGGTCCGTGATCGCCAGCAGGTGGTCGGGCATGCGCGTCATCAGGTCGGTGTAGAGCATGCGGTCGACGAGGTCGTCGGCGGCGCCGGCGTCGAAGAAGGCGAGGATCTTGGCGACCGAGTCGCGGTCGGTCAGGCGCGCGAGGGCCGCCGGCGTGAAGAGCCGCTCCTTGCTCTCCTCGGTGAAGCGCAGGAAGCTCATGCTGCGCGCGTAGCGCCCCCCCGCGGAGTGGAACGACATGTCGTTGAGCCACGCCAGCTTCTGCGCGAGGCTCTTGTAGCCGAAGCTCTCGGGCACGAGGCGGATCGCCCGCGCCATGACCTCGCGCCGGAACCAGGCGGGCAGGACGCTGTAGATCTCCGCCAGCCGCTGCCCCGCGAAGCGGTCGTAGCCGGCGAAGTTCTCGTCGCCGCCGTCACCGCTGAGCACGACCTTGACCTCCTCCGCGGCGACCTGCGAGACGAGGAAGACGCCGGCGCCGAAGGGGTCGGCCGGCTCGTCCATCGCCGCGACCATCTGCGGGATGAGGTGGATCATGTCGGCCTCGACGATCCGCTCGCGCGCGGTGAGGCCGTACTTCGCCGCAACCAGGCGGGCCCATGGCAGCTCGTTGAACCCCTCTTCCTTGACGCCGATCGAGAAGGTCGGGAAGGGCGCGCCGGTGATGCCGGCCATCATCGCGGTGACGGTGCTCGAGTCGATCCCGCCGCTGAGGAACGTGCCGACCGGCACGTCGCTGAGCAGGTGCAGCTTCACGGTGTCGCGCAGCAGTTCGTCGAGCCCGTCGGCGATCGCGGCCTCGTCGTGCGGGAGCTTCGGGCGGAACGAAAGCTGCCAGTACTTCTCCTCGCGCAGCCGCCCGTCCTCGAAGACGGCGAGCGTCGCGGCCGGCAGCTTGTGCACGCCGCGGAAGAGTGTGTAGTGGTCGGGCAGGTAGCGCAGCGAGATGTAGTGCCAGAGGCCGTCGAGGTCGATCTCGCGCCCGACGAGTCCCGACGCCAGAACGCCCTTGACCTCGGAGGCGAAGACGATCCCGTCGCCGGCGAGCGCATAGAAGAGCGGCTTCTGGCCGAGGTGGTCGCGCGCCAGCAGCAGGCGGCGCGCGGGGCGGTCCCAGAGGCCGATCGCGAACATGCCCCGCAGCCGCTTGACGCAGGCGGGGCCCTCCTCCTCGTAGAGGTGGAGGATGACCTCGACGTCGGTCGCCGTGCGGAAGCGGTGCCCGCGGGCGGTGAGTTCCGCGCGCAGCTCGGGGCTGTTGTAGATCTCGCCGTTGCAGACGAGCTGGAGGTCGCCGGTCTCGCTGGCGATGGGCTGGCGGCCGCCCGCCAGGTCGATGATGCTCAGCCGCCGCTGGCCGAGCGAGATCAGGTCGTCGTGGTGGAAGTGCTCATCGTCCGGGCCGCGGTGGGCGAGCGCCCGGGTCACGGGGACGATGCGCTCCCGGTGTCCGGGGGCGATCACCCCCGCTATGCCGCACACGACCCTGGCGCTCCCTTCCGGCCGCGTTGCAGCCCGTGCTTCGCGTTCGTCCTCACTGCGCGTTGCCGGCGGATTGTACCGCGGCGCTCGCGGAAGCGGCAAGCGCGGGGGTGCCCGCGCGCGGCGCGCGCCGCGCGATCACGGGGCCGGCCCCGGCCGTCCTGCGGCAGTAGAAGATGTCGGCGAAGGTCACGTCCTCCTCGAGGCGCTCGCACCGCACCCCCGGCAGCCGCCAGCGGGCGGTCCTGAGAAACGCGGCGGGGTGGGTGGTGATCCGCAGCGTCTCCTCCAGGACGGCGTCCTCGCGCCAGGGGCGGTCGCGCGTCTCCAGCGCGTCGATGCCGTACTTGCGCAGGTACTGGCGCGGGAAGGCCTGGCGGTCCGTCTCCCGCTCGATGACGACCGTCACGGGCTCGCCGTGGCGGTCGAGAAACTCCCGGGCGAGCCTGGCGATCTCGTTCGGCTGGTACTCGAACTGGAAGAAGTTGTGGTAGAGGTCGTGCTCCTCGCGGGCCACCCGCGGGCCGTTCACGAGCCTGGCCAGGCAGGCGTCCTTGTCGCGCACCTCGCCGACGAAGACCAGCGAGCAGTACGCGGCCACGCCGAGGACAGCGCAGAGCGACAGGGCGCGCCGGTTGCGCAGGACGTTCCCGAGCGCCACGCCGAGGCCCGCCGCCAGCAACAGCGCCGCCAGCGGCGCCAGGTTCACGAAGACCCGGTCGTAGGGGCTGTCGCGGCGCAGGAAGCTGAAGACGAACGGCAGCACGAGCGTCGCGCCGAGGAACACCAACCTCCTGCGCGCGTCCGCCTTGGCGGGTCCGCCCCCGCGGCGGGCCAGCACGACTATCGCCACCGGCAGTGCAGCGAGCAGCGCCCAGCGGCGTGAGAGCAGGTCGCCGAGGACCTGCGGCATCATCCCGGACAGGATGAAGGGGCGGAAGTCCTTGCCGCTCTCGACGTACGGATTGTGGAGCACCCGCCGGAGCACCGGCGCGTAGAGGAGCGCGGAGGCGGCAACCCCGGCCGCCAGCGACGCGGCGACCGCGAGCGACGGCCGCCAATCGCGTCCCGGTCCGCCGCGTCCCAGGCGCGGCGCGAGCGCGTCGGCGGCGGCGAAGGCGGCCTGGCACGCCGCCATCGCGGCCAGCACGTAGAGGTTCAGGGGGATCGTGTACACCAGCAGCGCCGACACGCCGGCCGCGGCCGCCGCCCGCCCCGCGGTCGCATCCCGCTCCATGTCCCAGACGATAGGCAGCAGCAGGCACAGCAGGGCCATGCTCAGCACGTAGCCGCGGAACTGCACGGCGTAGTTGTAGAAGGGGACGCACGTGGCCAGCAGGACGAGGGCGCACGCCCCTGTGAAGCGGCCGAAGGACCTCCGACCGACGGCGTAGACCAGCAGGAGGGTCGCGGCGCTGATCGCGAGCATGATCAGGCGCGCGATCCGCGGGTGGTCCAGCAGGTGGTTGAAGTTGTGGATGTGGAACGCCTTGAATGCCAGGTTCATGAGCAGGCTGAAGAAGACGTGGTTGTTCGGGTAGGTGTAGTCGGTCACGGTCTTCGCCAGCGGCACCATGACGTAGTTCTCGAGCGTCGCGATCTCGTCGAACCAGAAGTCCAGCTGCAGGTAGTTGTGCGCCGCCAGCCAGAAGAACGGAGTGGCGAGCGCGAGCACGCCCGCGTGCTCCAGCAGCGCCCTTCCGAGGGAGAGCGCCGCCGACGCACACGCCGGCTCCGCCGTCCTCCCGACGCCTCCCGCTGTGGCGGGGTTCATCTTGACACTCCGCAGTCCGCCTGATAATTTCAACGTAGTAAGTGGCAGCAAGACAGAATTGTTGCATTGCAGGTGCCGAATGGCAAGCGGGGTTGATGTGACAGCGAAACGCGGAGACGCCAGGGCCCAGGTCAGCGGCCGGCCGCCCAAGTTCGACGAGCCGCGCCGGCCCGTCACCGTCACGCTGCCGGAGAGGATCCTGCGCAAGCTGGGCGCCATCGACGGGGACCGCGCGAAGGCCATTGTCAAGGTGACGGAGATGGTGGCGGGGCGCGACGACGGCGGCAGGCCCGTGGAGCTGGTCGAGGCGTCCCCCGGCAGGTCCCTGATCGTCGTGGGGCGCTCGGAGGTCCTGCACCGGATCCCCTGGCTGGAGCTGGCGGAGGTCTCGCCGGGCCGCCACCTGCTGGTGCTTCCGTCGGGGACGGCGGTCGACTCCCTCGAGATCGCGTTGCTGGACCTGGTCGAGCACGCGCGGGAGATCGCCAGCGACGAGCGGGATCTGCTGGTCGACCTGCGCGAGCTGCTCGGGCGCCTGCGGAGGGAGCGGCGCACGTCCAAGGCGGAGATCATCTTCTTCGACACCCGCGCCCTGCGCCACCAGGCGCGGAAGGCGCCGCCGCGGGCGTAGCGGGCGGCCGCCGCAAGAGAAGCCGTGAGAAGCCGCGCGCGGGACGTCCTGCTGCTGCTGGCCGCCCTCGCCCTGGCGCTCCTGGCTGCCGACCGCGGCGCGGCCTGGTTCATGAGCAGGCCGCCGAAGAAGTTCCCGGACTCGCGGTTCTCCCACGAGCGCTTCCTCGCAAACTCGCTGGGCAACCGCGATTTCGAGTATCCGGTCGAGAAGCCGCCCCGCACATTCCGCGTCATCGCGATCGGGGACTCGTTCACGTACGGCCGCGGCGCAAGCTTCGACGACGTCTGGTCCAAGCGCCTGGAGCGCTACCTCTACGACTACGGGAACGTCAAGGGGCAGCGCTACGAGGTGC is drawn from bacterium and contains these coding sequences:
- the asnB gene encoding asparagine synthase (glutamine-hydrolyzing) encodes the protein MCGIAGVIAPGHRERIVPVTRALAHRGPDDEHFHHDDLISLGQRRLSIIDLAGGRQPIASETGDLQLVCNGEIYNSPELRAELTARGHRFRTATDVEVILHLYEEEGPACVKRLRGMFAIGLWDRPARRLLLARDHLGQKPLFYALAGDGIVFASEVKGVLASGLVGREIDLDGLWHYISLRYLPDHYTLFRGVHKLPAATLAVFEDGRLREEKYWQLSFRPKLPHDEAAIADGLDELLRDTVKLHLLSDVPVGTFLSGGIDSSTVTAMMAGITGAPFPTFSIGVKEEGFNELPWARLVAAKYGLTARERIVEADMIHLIPQMVAAMDEPADPFGAGVFLVSQVAAEEVKVVLSGDGGDENFAGYDRFAGQRLAEIYSVLPAWFRREVMARAIRLVPESFGYKSLAQKLAWLNDMSFHSAGGRYARSMSFLRFTEESKERLFTPAALARLTDRDSVAKILAFFDAGAADDLVDRMLYTDLMTRMPDHLLAITDRMSMAHGLEVRPPLMDYRLVEYAASIPADLKLRGHRLKYILKKVAARYLPPELITRQKQGFGFPIARWMRTELADLLRNLFARSRFVELGLFERAAMQALLEEHLSGKADHNFRLWILLNLEIWHRLCVEGQTTEELRGFIDGLRAAPGPRAGA
- a CDS encoding discoidin domain-containing protein, with the protein product MAALRRPLLVVAALFALGCGLRLLAVYPPTLRRDPATIALQACRILDGERPIFFSGQAWMGAAGTYVEALLFKVFGANTLTMSLYAWALCAIWVFLSLLLAWRLYGPRVAGWSAAIWLIPTPALLYWSCQARNDFQVLFIATPLILLLTHDLVLRFREGKGIAARAALLGFVCGFSFWQNMGIGPCLVVTFAIIALQLGRVFWTRFVWAYSPAWLLGFSPVLYYNLTTDLALTGQGSVKSTRHMAQAAHDLVTNALPYFWGMPLDGEPRSAWRRALVFFLLWTGVLLAAYAAMAWRKWRRREDLLPEQLVLGLLLFHLLVPTVTEYGKSFGTSGNPILFFTNLYSVAFLFPAVVLARLPGLPSVLAALPFLIYVGNNVRNTRNVPAAFVTALRTQGAAAIGRFPDPANPAIRHLAERGLTNGYLESPETNELNLAGLGSVEFSRPYQERVVEYSLRADAAKNFFWVDQDGLSEGLRMIGCEHDTSTGGERAIHFNFRKEPVRETLLSGYTVTASRDGAGAAALSDRTIDTAWALPEPLSGAWVRFDFPDETRVDRIVLLPRAQGTLPAHLIVQASGDGREWRTVGQWRRAGVFFWSVRHPFLKLVKPRCELALAQPATARSLRILVPVQTGSCALSEVYLYGGETPGATPPPVSVDAEVDAIAAALAPLKGTHRIAGDHYFMSLFKLAGFDVEFIPNRAVNNSGRRNPFLKAHLPLDFSRPLALIVPKANAPSVAERLQRGGVGFERRPLALHDLFVTAPAKAGPRLYWSGFDLLATTASPVADREPPGGL